In Pseudophryne corroboree isolate aPseCor3 chromosome 3, aPseCor3.hap2, whole genome shotgun sequence, a genomic segment contains:
- the ZSWIM1 gene encoding zinc finger SWIM domain-containing protein 1, protein MENIEAWTSVAPSEAIKKNSEIFKKLLEKDPDAHIAFELNKESNPNLKNVSLQTSLMSKVFANFPEVLLIVRSHNKKESALYTFMADGPRLGSSFEMSKIVYVAVPKDETHKGLAQMFRVMKSFNPCWPEIRIFLVDPYFKGAEAIYEAFPSAEVVLSAFHVCRHLQENICHLSLPTETEHILVNTLKTTMCSSTEENLRKMHSILHQYVKPSLLTQLKPAWLLVDRIWALHRWRTSSDCFVYFQTMEVMNRDFNDLYKKSFSMYSTISVLTNLIQQHSLGQGLPEVRACSLEELALLDSKNKRTETVVPESEMDFETAAMICESLNDVCIPAAFELCQKELAIAQESVRLIRDSENTANIQLFEKPSEVNWGKPKTCTCSFNKCLKLPCRHILAVLRADEEVLQPDMLSKPWQKDTEGFESMLPVSSDTLDILKGDRKNVPEKQLFVDSMTSQISQLLAECSDDVFQKRYNSLRELADAWIGPYEQVKL, encoded by the coding sequence ATGGAGAATATTGAAGCATGGACATCTGTAGCTCCGTCTGAAGCCATTAAAAAGAATTCTGAGATCTTTAAGAAGCTTTTGGAAAAAGATCCTGATGCACACATTGCCTTTGAGTTAAACAAAGAATCCAACCCAAACCTGAAGAATGTCAGCCTCCAGACCAGCTTGATGAGCAAAGTGTTTGCTAATTTTCCTGAAGTGTTACTGATTGTCCGCTCCCACAATAAAAAGGAAAGCGCTCTGTACACGTTTATGGCTGATGGACCACGCCTTGGTTCCTCATTTGAAATGTCAAAAATTGTGTATGTAGCTGTGCCTAAGGATGAAACCCATAAGGGTCTCGCACAAATGTTTCGAGTTATGAAAAGCTTTAACCCCTGTTGGCCTGAAATTCGCATATTTCTGGTGGATCCCTACTTCAAAGGGGCCGAGGCTATTTACGAAGCATTCCCGTCTGCCGAAGTTGTTCTTTCAGCCTTCCATGTCTGCAGACACCTCCAGGAAAATATCTGTCACCTATCCTTACCCACTGAGACTGAGCATATACTGGTAAATACTCTGAAAACCACAATGTGTTCCTCAACTGAGGAGAATCTAAGAAAAATGCACTCAATTTTACACCAGTATGTGAAGCCCAGTTTGTTAACCCAGTTGAAACCAGCCTGGCTTCTAGTTGATCGTATCTGGGCACTGCATCGCTGGAGAACGTCGAGTGACTGCTTTGTGTACTTCCAAACAATGGAAGTTATGAATCGTGATTTCAATGATCTCTACAAAAAATCCTTCTCGATGTACTCCACTATAAGTGTTTTGACTAACTTAATCCAGCAACATTCTTTGGGCCAAGGACTGCCAGAAGTACGGGCCTGCAGTCTTGAAGAGTTAGCATTGCTGGATAGCAAAAATAAGAGGACTGAAACTGTGGTGCCAGAATCTGAAATGGATTTTGAAACTGCAGCAATGATATGTGAGTCACTGAATGATGTCTGCATCCCTGCGGCGTTTGAGCTATGTCAGAAAGAGCTGGCAATCGCTCAGGAGTCAGTGCGACTGATTAGGGACAGTGAAAACACAGCTAATATTCAGCTTTTTGAGAAACCCAGTGAAGTTAATTGGGGCAAACCAAAGACCTGTACCTGCAGTTTTAACAAATGCTTAAAGCTTCCTTGTCGCCACATCTTAGCTGTGCTCCGTGCCGATGAGGAGGTTCTACAGCCAGATATGCTTTCCAAACCCTGGCAGAAAGATACTGAAGGTTTTGAAtctatgcttcctgtgtcttctgaCACCCTGGATATTTTAAAGGGTGATAGAAAAAATGTCCCAGAAAAACAACTGTTTGTCGATTCCATGACAAGCCAAATCTCACAGTTATTAGCAGAGTGCAGCGATGACGTATTTCAGAAGCGCTATAATAGTTTGAGGGAATTAGCAGATGCGTGGATTGGGCCTTATGAACAGGTGAAGCTATAG